From Fundulus heteroclitus isolate FHET01 chromosome 5, MU-UCD_Fhet_4.1, whole genome shotgun sequence, a single genomic window includes:
- the LOC105936695 gene encoding endoplasmic reticulum resident protein 27 encodes MLLTLCMTLLLSSVIATEKESGLPRLDDAKAVKAFIDSAEVVVIGFLESEESLGYKELLAASQKIVAVPAAMCTEKEVWTDFSISSETITLFRKADNHQENLVLAEAKKLDADGLVNFISINELRYITEYNQVTAVGLFNSEVKTHLVLFANRGSKGYKELKERLGALAPEFSGKLLFVLINGGVKSNFKSLNYFGLKSTDLPRVGIYDGDSDMKWLLPEGEISTERVRDFCQSFLHGELKNVKQAGEEPKTEL; translated from the exons ATGCTGCTCACTCTGTGTATGACCCTCCTGCTGTCCTCTGTCATTGCCACAGAAAAAG AGAGTGGCCTTCCAAGGCTCGACGATGCAAAAGCTGTTAAGGCCTTCATCGACTCCGCTGAAGTGGTGGTCATCGGATTCCTGGAG AGCGAGGAGAGTCTTGGCTATAAGGAACTTCTGGCAGCTTCCCAGAAAATCGTCGCTGTCCCTGCAGCTATGTGCACTGAGAAGGAGGTGTGGACTGATTTCAGCATCTCTTCAGAAACCATCACCCTCTTCAGAAAA GCAGATAACCATCAGGAGAACCTGGTTCTTGCTGAGGCCAAGAAGTTAGATGCCGATGGGCTCGTGAACTTTATCTCCATCAACGAGCTCCGATACATCACAGAGTACAACCAAGTG ACAGCCGTGGGCCTGTTCAACTCAGAGGTGAAGACACACCTTGTGCTCTTTGCCAACAGGGGGAGTAAAGGCTACAAGGAGCTCAAGGAGCGACTGGGAGCTCTGGCTCCCGAGTTCAGTGGCAAG CTCTTATTCGTGCTCATTAATGGAGGCGTAAAGTCCAATTTCAAGTCACTCAACTACTTTGGCCTGAAGTCAACAGACCTGCCTCGAGTTGGGATATATGATGGGGATTCTGACATGAAGTGGCTCCTACCTGAAGGAGAGATCTCCACAGAGCGTGTGCGGGACTTCTGTCAGTCTTTCTTACATGGGGAGCTGAAG aaCGTGAAGCAGGCTGGAGAAGAGCCCAAAACAGAGCTGTAA